One Phoenix dactylifera cultivar Barhee BC4 chromosome 8, palm_55x_up_171113_PBpolish2nd_filt_p, whole genome shotgun sequence genomic window carries:
- the LOC103697658 gene encoding probable cinnamyl alcohol dehydrogenase 9 isoform X2, whose amino-acid sequence MGQSNMAFGLAARDATGVLSPFSFPLRAKGDDDITLKILYCGICHSDLSTIKNEWRNAIYPVVPGHEIVGVITEAGRNVQKFRVGDKAGVGYFISSCLSCDDCKQDSENYCPQLVPTFNSSHPDGTPTYGGFSNKLVVNEHFAVRIPTKLPVDKVAPLLCAGIAVYNPLKEHGLSEPGKHLGVVGLGGLGHLAVKFSKAFGVKVTVISTSPDKEKEATEKLGADSFIVSRDPEQMKAAMGTMDGILDTIAADHSLMPLFALLKTRGKLIALGGMTKPTEISLFPIMAGGKIMAGSIIGGVKGTQDMLSFAEEHNITAEVEVIGMDDVNTAMERLQKGDVRFRFVIDVANTIRLSYKIQNLGEQNNVV is encoded by the exons GGCTAAAGGAGATGATGACATCACCTTGAAGATATTGTACTGTGGGATTTGTCATTCTGATCTTTCCACCATCAAAAATGAGTGGAGAAATGCTATATACCCAGTTGTCCCCGG GCATGAGATTGTGGGTGTCATCACTGAAGCAGGTCGCAATGTCCAAAAGTTCAGGGTTGGGGACAAGGCGGGTGTAGGATACTTCATCAGCAGTTGCCTTTCCTGTGACGACTGCAAGCAGGATTCAGAGAACTACTGCCCCCAACTTGTGCCAACCTTCAACTCCTCCCACCCCGACGGTACGCCGACCTATGGAGGATTCTCCAATAAGTTAGTTGTCAATGAGCATTTTGCCGTCAGGATCCCCACCAAGTTGCCTGTAGACAAGGTTGCACCTCTACTGTGTGCGGGGATCGCAGTGTACAACCCACTGAAGGAGCATGGACTCAGTGAACCTGGGAAGCATTTGGGAGTGGTTGGACTTGGTGGGCTTGGCCATTTAGCTGTAAAGTTCTCCAAGGCGTTTGGGGTGAAAGTTACAGTTATCAGCACAAGTCCTGACAAGGAGAAGGAAGCTACTGAGAAGTTGGGAGCTGACTCATTCATAGTCAGTCGAGACCCTGAGCAAATGAAG gcTGCCATGGGCACAATGGATGGTATTCTTGATACCATTGCAGCTGATCACTCACTTATGCCCCTGTTCGCATTGCTGAAGACTCGTGGTAAACTTATTGCTCTTGGTGGGATGACCAAGCCTACAGAGATATCTCTCTTCCCTATAATGGCAG GAGGGAAAATTATGGCTGGAAGTATAATTGGTGGGGTGAAGGGTACGCAGGATATGTTGTCCTTCGCTGAGGAGCATAACATAACAGCAGAGGTTGAGGTCATTGGAATGGACGATGTGAACACTGCAATGGAGCGGCTTCAGAAGGGCGACGTGAGATTCCGATTCGTTATCGATGTGGCGAACACCATAAGATTGTCTtacaaaattcagaatttgggaGAGCAAAATAATGTTGTTTAA
- the LOC103697658 gene encoding probable mannitol dehydrogenase isoform X3, translated as MVLRAKGDDDITLKILYCGICHSDLSTIKNEWRNAIYPVVPGHEIVGVITEAGRNVQKFRVGDKAGVGYFISSCLSCDDCKQDSENYCPQLVPTFNSSHPDGTPTYGGFSNKLVVNEHFAVRIPTKLPVDKVAPLLCAGIAVYNPLKEHGLSEPGKHLGVVGLGGLGHLAVKFSKAFGVKVTVISTSPDKEKEATEKLGADSFIVSRDPEQMKAAMGTMDGILDTIAADHSLMPLFALLKTRGKLIALGGMTKPTEISLFPIMAGGKIMAGSIIGGVKGTQDMLSFAEEHNITAEVEVIGMDDVNTAMERLQKGDVRFRFVIDVANTIRLSYKIQNLGEQNNVV; from the exons GGCTAAAGGAGATGATGACATCACCTTGAAGATATTGTACTGTGGGATTTGTCATTCTGATCTTTCCACCATCAAAAATGAGTGGAGAAATGCTATATACCCAGTTGTCCCCGG GCATGAGATTGTGGGTGTCATCACTGAAGCAGGTCGCAATGTCCAAAAGTTCAGGGTTGGGGACAAGGCGGGTGTAGGATACTTCATCAGCAGTTGCCTTTCCTGTGACGACTGCAAGCAGGATTCAGAGAACTACTGCCCCCAACTTGTGCCAACCTTCAACTCCTCCCACCCCGACGGTACGCCGACCTATGGAGGATTCTCCAATAAGTTAGTTGTCAATGAGCATTTTGCCGTCAGGATCCCCACCAAGTTGCCTGTAGACAAGGTTGCACCTCTACTGTGTGCGGGGATCGCAGTGTACAACCCACTGAAGGAGCATGGACTCAGTGAACCTGGGAAGCATTTGGGAGTGGTTGGACTTGGTGGGCTTGGCCATTTAGCTGTAAAGTTCTCCAAGGCGTTTGGGGTGAAAGTTACAGTTATCAGCACAAGTCCTGACAAGGAGAAGGAAGCTACTGAGAAGTTGGGAGCTGACTCATTCATAGTCAGTCGAGACCCTGAGCAAATGAAG gcTGCCATGGGCACAATGGATGGTATTCTTGATACCATTGCAGCTGATCACTCACTTATGCCCCTGTTCGCATTGCTGAAGACTCGTGGTAAACTTATTGCTCTTGGTGGGATGACCAAGCCTACAGAGATATCTCTCTTCCCTATAATGGCAG GAGGGAAAATTATGGCTGGAAGTATAATTGGTGGGGTGAAGGGTACGCAGGATATGTTGTCCTTCGCTGAGGAGCATAACATAACAGCAGAGGTTGAGGTCATTGGAATGGACGATGTGAACACTGCAATGGAGCGGCTTCAGAAGGGCGACGTGAGATTCCGATTCGTTATCGATGTGGCGAACACCATAAGATTGTCTtacaaaattcagaatttgggaGAGCAAAATAATGTTGTTTAA